In a single window of the Streptacidiphilus sp. P02-A3a genome:
- the pepN gene encoding aminopeptidase N, whose translation MPGTNLTREEARTRASLLTVDAYTIELDLSNAAEGGTFRSTTVVRFTATAPGASTFIDLVAPTVREVVLNGTALDPSEVFADSRIALPSLAAENELRVVADCAYSNTGEGLHRFTDPVDQQTYLYTQFEVPDARRVFASFEQPDLKASFTFTVTAPSGWKVISNEVSPEPEAGPVEGTEVHRFPATPRISSYITALIAGPYTGVFDEYTDPADGRKVPLGIYCRPSLAEHLDAEALFEVTKQGFDYFQEKFDTRYPFSKYDQLFVPEFNAGAMENAGAVTIRDQYVFRSKVTDAAYEVRAETVLHELAHMWFGDLVTMEWWNDLWLNESFATFTSILCQSEAPGSRWPHAWTTFANSMKTWAYRQDQLPSTHPIMAEINDLEDVQVNFDGITYAKGASVLKQLVAYVGQDAFFAGVQTYMKRHAWGNTRLADLLGALEETSGRDLKAWSTAWLETAGINVLRPELEVDADGVLTSLAVRQEAPALPAGAKGEAVLRPHRIAIGMYDLDGSGALVRTERIELDVDGELTEVPLPAGRKRPAVVLLNDDDLSYAKVRLDAESLANVTAHIADFTESLPRALCWASAWDMTRDGELAARDYLALVLSGVGRESDIGVVQSLQQQARLAVNLYADPAWRPEGLTRFADAALELLHAAAPGSDHQLAWARSFAAAARSEAHLAVLSGLLDGSVTIPGLAVDTELRWVLLGRLSATGVADEAAVVAELERDNTAAGQQHAATCRAARPTVEAKAATWAAVVEAETLTNTVQEAAIAGFVQLDQRELLAPWTAKYFAAIKGIFEERSHEMGQQIIVGLYPSFQVSQETLDTTDAWLASAEPAPALRRMVVEARAGVERALRAQEADRAAGRRG comes from the coding sequence GTGCCTGGCACCAATCTGACCCGTGAGGAGGCCCGTACCCGGGCCAGCCTCCTCACTGTGGACGCTTACACGATCGAGCTCGACCTGAGCAACGCAGCCGAGGGTGGGACCTTCCGGTCCACCACCGTGGTCCGTTTCACGGCCACCGCTCCCGGAGCGTCCACGTTCATCGACCTGGTCGCGCCGACCGTGCGCGAGGTCGTCCTGAACGGAACGGCGCTCGACCCGAGCGAGGTCTTCGCCGACAGCCGGATCGCGCTGCCGTCGCTGGCGGCCGAGAACGAGCTGCGCGTGGTCGCCGACTGCGCCTACAGCAACACCGGCGAGGGGCTGCACCGGTTCACCGACCCGGTCGACCAGCAGACCTACCTCTACACCCAGTTCGAGGTCCCGGACGCGCGGCGGGTGTTCGCGTCGTTCGAGCAGCCGGACCTCAAGGCCTCGTTCACCTTCACCGTGACCGCTCCCAGCGGCTGGAAGGTGATCAGCAACGAGGTCTCGCCGGAGCCCGAGGCGGGCCCGGTCGAGGGCACCGAGGTGCACCGGTTCCCGGCGACGCCGCGGATCTCCAGCTACATCACCGCGCTGATCGCCGGTCCCTACACCGGCGTCTTCGACGAGTACACCGACCCGGCCGACGGCCGGAAGGTGCCGCTGGGCATCTACTGCCGCCCCTCGCTGGCGGAACACCTGGACGCGGAGGCCCTGTTCGAGGTCACCAAGCAGGGATTCGACTACTTCCAGGAGAAGTTCGACACCCGCTACCCGTTCAGCAAGTACGACCAGCTGTTCGTGCCCGAGTTCAACGCGGGCGCGATGGAGAACGCGGGCGCGGTCACCATCCGCGACCAGTACGTGTTCCGCTCCAAGGTCACCGACGCCGCGTACGAGGTGCGCGCCGAGACGGTGCTGCACGAGCTGGCGCACATGTGGTTCGGCGACCTGGTCACCATGGAGTGGTGGAACGACCTCTGGCTGAACGAGTCGTTCGCGACCTTCACCAGCATCCTGTGCCAGTCCGAGGCCCCCGGCAGCCGCTGGCCGCACGCCTGGACCACCTTCGCCAACTCCATGAAGACCTGGGCGTACCGGCAGGACCAGCTGCCGTCCACGCACCCGATCATGGCGGAGATCAACGACCTGGAGGACGTCCAGGTCAACTTCGACGGCATCACCTACGCCAAGGGCGCCTCGGTGCTCAAGCAGCTGGTGGCGTACGTCGGCCAGGACGCCTTCTTCGCGGGCGTGCAGACCTACATGAAGCGCCACGCCTGGGGCAACACCCGGCTCGCCGACCTGCTCGGCGCGCTGGAGGAGACCTCGGGCCGCGACCTGAAGGCCTGGTCCACGGCCTGGCTGGAGACCGCCGGGATCAACGTGCTGCGGCCGGAGCTGGAGGTGGACGCCGACGGCGTGCTGACCTCGCTGGCCGTCCGCCAGGAGGCCCCCGCGCTGCCCGCCGGGGCCAAGGGCGAGGCCGTGCTGCGCCCGCACCGGATCGCCATCGGCATGTACGACCTGGACGGCAGCGGCGCGCTGGTGCGCACCGAGCGGATCGAGCTGGACGTCGACGGCGAGCTGACCGAGGTGCCGCTGCCCGCGGGGCGCAAGCGCCCGGCGGTGGTGCTGCTGAACGACGACGACCTGTCGTACGCCAAGGTCCGGCTGGACGCCGAGTCGCTGGCCAACGTCACCGCGCACATCGCCGACTTCACCGAGTCGCTGCCGCGCGCCCTGTGCTGGGCCTCGGCCTGGGACATGACCCGCGACGGCGAGCTGGCCGCGCGCGACTACCTGGCGCTGGTGCTCAGCGGCGTCGGCCGGGAGTCCGACATCGGCGTGGTCCAGTCGCTGCAGCAGCAGGCCCGGCTGGCGGTCAACCTGTACGCGGACCCGGCCTGGCGGCCGGAGGGCCTGACCCGGTTCGCCGACGCCGCGCTGGAGCTGCTGCACGCCGCCGCTCCCGGCAGCGACCACCAGCTGGCCTGGGCCCGGTCGTTCGCCGCGGCCGCCCGCAGCGAGGCGCACCTGGCGGTGCTCAGCGGGCTGCTCGACGGCAGCGTGACCATCCCCGGCCTGGCCGTGGACACGGAGCTGCGCTGGGTCCTGCTGGGACGGCTGTCCGCGACCGGGGTCGCCGACGAGGCGGCGGTCGTGGCCGAGCTGGAGCGGGACAACACCGCCGCCGGGCAGCAGCACGCGGCGACCTGCCGGGCGGCCCGCCCGACGGTGGAGGCCAAGGCGGCCACCTGGGCGGCGGTGGTGGAGGCGGAGACGCTGACCAACACCGTCCAGGAGGCGGCCATCGCCGGTTTCGTCCAGCTGGACCAGCGCGAGCTGCTCGCCCCGTGGACGGCGAAGTACTTCGCCGCGATCAAGGGCATCTTCGAGGAGCGCTCGCACGAGATGGGCCAGCAGATCATCGTCGGCCTGTACCCGTCGTTCCAGGTCTCGCAGGAGACCCTGGACACCACCGACGCCTGGCTGGCGTCCGCCGAACCGGCCCCGGCGCTGCGGCGCATGGTGGTCGAGGCGCGCGCCGGTGTGGAGCGCGCGCTGCGCGCCCAGGAAGCCGACCGCGCGGCGGGCCGGCGCGGCTGA
- a CDS encoding alpha/beta family hydrolase, with amino-acid sequence MRILIPTPVGEAAATVSPALGPARALLALGHGAGGGIEAADLRALAAALPERGITVALVEQPWRVAGRKVAPAPKTLDAGWLPVVDRLTTDHPLPLVVGGRSAGARVACRTAADCGAVAVLALAFPLHPPGRPERSRAGELLATDRPTLVVQGAKDPFGRPAEFPALPPTHRLLGLAQGDHSFAAPKSAPLTAEEQLARITDEAAAWLLALPPLLPGGGGPSGQR; translated from the coding sequence ATGCGCATCCTGATCCCCACCCCGGTCGGCGAGGCCGCCGCCACCGTCTCCCCGGCGCTCGGCCCGGCCCGGGCGCTGCTCGCCCTCGGCCACGGCGCGGGCGGCGGCATCGAGGCCGCCGACCTGCGGGCGCTGGCCGCCGCGCTGCCGGAGCGGGGGATCACCGTGGCGCTGGTGGAGCAGCCCTGGCGGGTGGCCGGACGCAAGGTCGCGCCCGCGCCGAAGACCCTGGACGCGGGCTGGCTGCCGGTGGTGGACCGGCTCACCACGGACCACCCGCTGCCGTTGGTGGTCGGCGGGCGCAGCGCGGGTGCGCGGGTGGCCTGCCGCACCGCCGCCGACTGCGGCGCGGTGGCCGTGCTGGCGCTGGCCTTCCCGCTGCACCCGCCGGGCCGTCCGGAGCGCAGCCGGGCCGGGGAGCTGCTGGCGACGGACCGGCCGACGCTGGTGGTCCAGGGCGCGAAGGACCCCTTCGGCAGGCCCGCCGAGTTCCCGGCGCTGCCGCCGACCCACCGGCTGCTCGGCCTCGCGCAGGGCGACCACTCGTTCGCCGCGCCCAAGTCCGCCCCGCTCACCGCGGAGGAGCAGCTGGCCCGGATCACCGACGAGGCCGCCGCCTGGCTGCTGGCCCTGCCGCCGCTGCTGCCGGGCGGCGGCGGGCCGAGCGGTCAGCGGTAG
- a CDS encoding PQQ-binding-like beta-propeller repeat protein, whose amino-acid sequence MAEQIPGPGAAAGPGPDQWPTLGAGLGAGLNAGPSAGLGAGPSTGWAEGPEPDGYRLAAPRAAAVADGYPLAAPRVDEYPLTPPQAADGYVLAPPVNPPVPHGPYPAYPAFPPPMPPMPPAPPTTPVTAAPVVPPKRPGAGARRAVGVGAIAALVVAAAAGVTALVVSGGGGSGSPSGGGTATPVASGLRQLKQAWVVPNSAGQADTHLYGGWVTGSYAIRVDQSGVTAYRLGNGGRAWRAAMPKGDQPCAMSPTLSAGGVATVGFGGASECQVLIGLDTATGRTLWTRPLTKPGDTLGVFAQTYVQGSVATLISPALITGLDVSTGKPVWTYHPRGQFCDVYPNGTTGAVLVSDFCAAANPGYSLTSLNPLTGRTEWSRSETGDINFGSVLSGHPLAATVESGAGEKPYLFDSGGGAKPINTPSGTATTPDAFDDSTPAQVVGGNLVAQSAGEIGGQDATGGMIDAFATATGDRAWSYSGEGGYGAQLLAPVADGSLNALSTGAILGTPELVRLNPATGRSTVLAAVSVGTSWDVSTDQLFTAPGGGLVVFGTMNDPAVGLFR is encoded by the coding sequence ATGGCGGAGCAGATACCGGGACCGGGGGCTGCGGCGGGGCCAGGGCCGGACCAGTGGCCCACGCTCGGCGCGGGCCTCGGCGCGGGCCTGAACGCGGGACCGAGCGCGGGCCTCGGCGCGGGACCGAGCACGGGGTGGGCCGAAGGACCGGAGCCGGACGGCTACCGGCTGGCCGCGCCGCGGGCCGCGGCGGTCGCCGACGGGTACCCGCTGGCCGCGCCGCGAGTCGACGAGTATCCGCTGACGCCGCCACAGGCCGCTGACGGGTACGTGCTGGCGCCGCCGGTGAACCCCCCGGTGCCGCACGGCCCGTACCCCGCTTACCCGGCGTTCCCGCCGCCGATGCCGCCGATGCCCCCGGCACCGCCGACGACGCCGGTGACGGCGGCACCCGTGGTGCCGCCCAAGCGGCCGGGCGCCGGGGCGCGGCGGGCGGTCGGGGTCGGGGCGATCGCGGCGCTGGTGGTGGCCGCCGCCGCAGGGGTGACCGCGCTGGTGGTCAGCGGCGGGGGCGGCAGCGGCAGCCCGTCCGGCGGCGGCACCGCCACACCGGTCGCCTCCGGGCTGCGGCAGCTCAAGCAGGCCTGGGTGGTGCCGAACAGCGCGGGCCAGGCCGACACCCATCTGTACGGCGGCTGGGTCACCGGCTCGTACGCCATCCGGGTGGACCAGAGCGGGGTGACCGCCTACCGCCTCGGCAACGGCGGCCGGGCCTGGCGGGCGGCCATGCCGAAGGGCGACCAGCCCTGCGCCATGTCCCCCACGCTCTCGGCCGGGGGCGTCGCCACGGTGGGGTTCGGCGGCGCCTCCGAGTGCCAGGTGCTGATCGGGCTGGACACCGCGACCGGGCGGACGCTGTGGACCCGCCCGCTCACGAAGCCCGGCGACACCCTCGGGGTCTTCGCCCAGACCTACGTCCAGGGCTCGGTGGCGACGCTGATCAGCCCCGCGCTGATCACCGGACTGGACGTCAGCACCGGCAAGCCGGTGTGGACCTACCACCCCCGGGGCCAGTTCTGCGACGTCTACCCCAACGGGACCACCGGCGCGGTGCTGGTCAGCGACTTCTGCGCGGCCGCGAACCCCGGCTACAGCCTGACCTCGCTCAACCCGCTGACCGGCAGGACCGAGTGGAGCCGCAGCGAGACCGGCGACATCAACTTCGGCAGCGTGCTGTCCGGCCACCCGCTGGCGGCGACGGTGGAGTCCGGCGCCGGGGAGAAGCCCTACCTCTTCGACAGCGGCGGGGGCGCCAAGCCGATCAACACCCCCTCCGGGACGGCGACCACGCCGGACGCCTTCGACGACTCGACGCCCGCCCAGGTCGTCGGCGGGAACCTGGTCGCCCAGAGCGCCGGTGAGATCGGCGGCCAGGACGCGACCGGCGGCATGATCGACGCCTTCGCCACCGCCACCGGCGACCGCGCGTGGTCGTACAGCGGCGAAGGCGGTTACGGCGCGCAGCTGTTGGCGCCCGTCGCCGACGGCAGCCTGAACGCGCTGTCGACCGGCGCCATCCTCGGGACGCCGGAGCTGGTCCGGCTGAACCCGGCGACCGGCAGGTCCACCGTGCTGGCGGCGGTGTCCGTCGGCACGTCCTGGGACGTCAGCACCGACCAGCTGTTCACCGCCCCGGGCGGCGGCCTGGTGGTGTTCGGCACGATGAACGACCCCGCCGTGGGCCTGTTCCGCTGA
- the pepN gene encoding aminopeptidase N, with protein MPGSNLTRDEARERARILSVDSCEVHLDLRSAVRPVADGEGAGRFGSRTVLRFRCSEPGADSFADLLAPAVTRVVLNGAELDPAVVFDGSRIALPGLAGTNELLVEAECAYSRTGEGLHRFTDPVDGETYLYTQYEPADARRVFTTFEQPDLKAPYSFTVTAPTAWAVFSNSPAGGDPVAEGSALTWSFAPTPRISSYITAVVAGPYHVARDHYSRPLPDGRRLEIPLAAMCRASLAQYFDSDEIFTVTKQGLDFFHDEFDYPYPFGKYDQAFVPEYNIGAMENPGLVTFREEFVFRSKVTDAAYESRANVILHEMAHMWFGDLVTMQWWDDLWLKESFADFMGAYSQVAATRYDAAWITFANRRKAWAYRQDQLPTTHPITADIHDLEDAKLNFDGITYAKGAAVLKQLVAYVGAEAFFEGARRYFKRHAFGNTTLADLLAVLAETSGRGADAMAEWSRAWLETAGVNVLTPQLVTDSDGRITSFAVLQEAAGSHPVLRPHRVAVGLYDRDDEGRLVRTHKVELDVAAAPRTEAPELTGLIRPALVLVNDEDLTYCKVRFDEYSLAALREGLGDLDDPLARALAWSALWNLTRDGLVPAHDYLALVLRFAGGEGNIGVLQSLHQQAVTTLDMYVAPEHRAEWAARLAEGALTELRAAAPGGDHQLAWARFLAQTATSEADLRLVSALLASTARIDGLMVDQELRWSLLHALAAGGAAGPDALRDELERDDTASGKRQLTECQASLPTAEAKAETWRLVVDSDELPNALVEARISGFQQAGQRELVAPYAERYFEVLEKVWAERSIEISMRIVSGLFPRLVTTSQTLERTDDWLAEHPDAAPALRRLVLECRDDLNRALRAQARDGAARP; from the coding sequence GTGCCCGGGAGCAATCTGACCCGCGACGAAGCCCGCGAGCGGGCCCGCATCCTCAGCGTGGACAGCTGTGAGGTCCACCTCGACCTCCGTTCCGCCGTTCGGCCGGTCGCGGACGGGGAGGGCGCCGGGCGCTTCGGCTCGCGTACCGTGCTGCGCTTCCGCTGCTCCGAGCCCGGCGCCGACAGCTTCGCCGACCTGCTCGCGCCCGCGGTGACCCGGGTGGTGCTGAACGGCGCCGAGCTCGACCCGGCGGTGGTGTTCGACGGCTCGCGGATCGCCCTGCCCGGGCTGGCCGGGACCAACGAGCTGCTGGTCGAGGCCGAGTGCGCGTACAGCCGTACGGGTGAGGGGCTGCACCGCTTCACCGACCCGGTCGACGGCGAGACCTACCTCTACACCCAGTACGAGCCCGCCGACGCGCGCCGGGTGTTCACCACCTTCGAGCAGCCCGACCTGAAGGCGCCGTACAGCTTCACCGTGACCGCGCCGACCGCCTGGGCGGTGTTCTCCAACTCCCCCGCCGGTGGCGACCCGGTCGCCGAGGGCTCCGCGCTGACCTGGAGCTTCGCCCCGACGCCGCGGATCTCCAGCTACATCACCGCGGTCGTCGCCGGCCCGTACCACGTCGCCCGGGACCACTACAGCCGACCGCTGCCGGACGGCCGCCGGCTGGAGATCCCGCTGGCCGCGATGTGCCGGGCCTCGCTGGCGCAGTACTTCGACTCGGACGAGATCTTCACCGTCACCAAGCAGGGCCTGGACTTCTTCCACGACGAGTTCGACTACCCGTACCCCTTCGGCAAGTACGACCAGGCGTTCGTGCCCGAGTACAACATCGGCGCGATGGAGAACCCGGGCCTGGTCACCTTCCGTGAGGAGTTCGTCTTCCGCTCCAAGGTGACCGACGCCGCCTACGAGTCCCGGGCCAACGTCATCCTGCACGAGATGGCGCACATGTGGTTCGGCGACCTGGTCACCATGCAGTGGTGGGACGACCTGTGGCTGAAGGAGTCGTTCGCGGACTTCATGGGCGCCTACTCGCAGGTCGCCGCGACCAGGTACGACGCCGCCTGGATCACCTTCGCCAACCGCCGCAAGGCCTGGGCCTACCGGCAGGACCAGCTGCCGACGACGCACCCGATCACCGCGGACATCCACGACCTGGAGGACGCCAAGCTCAACTTCGACGGCATCACCTACGCCAAGGGCGCGGCGGTGCTGAAGCAGTTGGTGGCGTACGTGGGCGCAGAGGCGTTCTTCGAGGGCGCGCGGCGGTACTTCAAGCGCCACGCGTTCGGCAACACCACCCTGGCCGACCTGCTGGCGGTACTGGCCGAGACCTCGGGCCGGGGCGCCGACGCCATGGCCGAGTGGTCCCGCGCCTGGCTGGAGACGGCCGGGGTGAACGTGCTGACGCCGCAGCTGGTGACCGACTCCGACGGCCGGATCACCTCGTTCGCGGTGCTCCAGGAGGCCGCCGGGAGCCACCCGGTGCTGCGGCCGCACCGGGTCGCGGTCGGCCTGTACGACCGCGACGACGAGGGCCGACTGGTCCGCACGCACAAGGTCGAGCTGGACGTCGCCGCCGCGCCGCGGACCGAGGCGCCCGAGCTGACCGGGCTGATCCGGCCCGCGCTGGTGCTGGTCAACGACGAGGACCTGACGTACTGCAAGGTCCGCTTCGACGAGTACTCGCTGGCGGCGCTGCGCGAGGGCCTGGGCGACCTGGACGATCCGCTCGCCCGGGCGCTGGCCTGGTCCGCGCTGTGGAACCTGACCCGCGACGGGCTGGTGCCCGCCCACGACTACCTGGCCCTGGTGCTGCGCTTCGCCGGGGGCGAGGGCAACATCGGCGTACTCCAGTCGCTGCACCAGCAGGCCGTGACCACGCTGGACATGTACGTCGCCCCGGAGCACCGCGCCGAGTGGGCGGCCCGGCTCGCCGAGGGCGCGCTGACCGAGCTCCGGGCCGCCGCGCCCGGCGGCGACCACCAGCTGGCCTGGGCCCGGTTCCTGGCCCAGACCGCGACCTCGGAGGCCGACCTGCGGCTGGTCTCGGCGCTGCTCGCGAGCACGGCCAGGATCGACGGCCTGATGGTCGACCAGGAGCTTCGCTGGTCGCTGCTGCACGCCCTGGCGGCGGGCGGCGCGGCCGGTCCGGACGCCCTCCGGGACGAGCTGGAGCGGGACGACACCGCCAGCGGCAAGCGACAGTTGACGGAGTGTCAGGCATCCCTGCCGACGGCCGAGGCCAAGGCCGAGACCTGGCGGCTGGTGGTCGACTCCGACGAGCTGCCGAACGCGCTGGTGGAGGCTCGGATCTCGGGCTTCCAGCAGGCCGGTCAGCGGGAGCTGGTCGCGCCCTACGCGGAGCGCTACTTCGAGGTGCTGGAGAAGGTCTGGGCGGAGCGCAGCATCGAGATCTCCATGCGGATCGTCAGCGGCCTGTTCCCGCGCCTGGTGACCACCTCGCAGACGCTGGAACGCACCGACGACTGGCTGGCCGAGCACCCGGACGCGGCCCCCGCGCTGCGGCGGCTGGTGCTGGAGTGCCGCGACGACCTCAACCGCGCACTGCGGGCGCAGGCGCGGGACGGCGCGGCCCGACCGTAG
- a CDS encoding DsbA family protein yields the protein MSAATASTPTPVDFWFDPLCPWAWMTSRWMLEVEQQRPVQVHWHVMSLAVLNEGRDLPEKYQQLMAEAWGPVRICVAAAQKHGDEVLGALYTALGTRLHNEALPRERATFEAALTEAGLPVELADAAESEEYDEALRASHAEGITLVGQDVGTPVIAVPGADGERVAFFGPVVTPIPRGEAAARLWDGTLLVASTPGFYELKRTRTASPSFE from the coding sequence ATGTCCGCCGCGACCGCAAGCACCCCGACCCCGGTCGACTTCTGGTTCGACCCGCTCTGCCCCTGGGCCTGGATGACCTCCCGCTGGATGCTCGAAGTCGAGCAGCAGCGCCCGGTCCAGGTCCACTGGCACGTGATGAGCCTGGCCGTGCTCAACGAGGGCCGCGACCTGCCGGAGAAGTACCAGCAGCTGATGGCCGAGGCCTGGGGCCCGGTCCGGATCTGCGTCGCCGCCGCGCAGAAGCACGGCGACGAGGTGCTCGGCGCGCTCTACACCGCCCTCGGCACCCGGCTGCACAACGAGGCCCTGCCGCGCGAGCGGGCCACCTTCGAGGCCGCGCTGACCGAGGCCGGGCTGCCGGTCGAACTCGCCGACGCGGCCGAGTCGGAGGAGTACGACGAGGCCCTGCGCGCCTCGCACGCCGAGGGCATCACCCTGGTCGGCCAGGACGTCGGCACCCCGGTGATCGCCGTCCCCGGCGCCGACGGCGAGCGGGTCGCCTTCTTCGGCCCGGTGGTCACCCCGATCCCGCGCGGCGAGGCCGCCGCCCGGCTCTGGGACGGCACCCTGCTGGTCGCCTCCACCCCCGGCTTCTACGAGCTCAAGCGCACCCGCACGGCGAGCCCCAGCTTCGAGTAG
- a CDS encoding biotin transporter BioY, producing the protein MSLATATSRPGTVLADLLPASTRARAQARDLALVVGGAAITGLAAQISLPVPGSPVPVTGQTLAVLLVGTALGARRGVASLALYLLAGMAGVPWFAAGSSGLGATFGYVIGFVAAAALVGALARRGADRGPLRTAGAMVLGNLTIYAFGVSYLAASVHVSLAKAASLGLYPYLVGDALKIALAMGLLPAAWKLVGRKG; encoded by the coding sequence ATGAGCCTCGCCACCGCCACGTCGCGTCCCGGCACTGTCCTCGCCGACCTGCTCCCGGCCTCCACCCGGGCCCGAGCCCAGGCCCGCGACCTGGCGCTGGTCGTCGGCGGCGCGGCGATCACCGGCCTGGCCGCCCAGATATCGCTGCCGGTCCCCGGTTCGCCCGTCCCGGTGACCGGCCAGACCCTGGCCGTGCTGCTGGTCGGCACCGCGCTCGGAGCCCGGCGCGGGGTCGCCTCGCTGGCGCTGTACCTGCTCGCGGGGATGGCGGGGGTGCCCTGGTTCGCCGCGGGCAGCTCCGGCCTCGGCGCCACCTTCGGCTACGTGATCGGCTTCGTCGCCGCCGCCGCGCTGGTCGGCGCGCTGGCCCGGCGCGGCGCCGACCGCGGCCCGCTGCGCACCGCCGGGGCGATGGTGCTCGGCAACCTCACCATCTACGCCTTCGGCGTCAGCTACCTCGCCGCCAGCGTCCACGTCTCGCTGGCCAAGGCCGCCTCGCTCGGGCTCTACCCGTACCTGGTCGGCGACGCGCTGAAGATCGCGCTGGCGATGGGGCTGCTCCCGGCCGCCTGGAAGCTCGTCGGACGCAAGGGCTGA
- a CDS encoding ribose-5-phosphate isomerase, with the protein MRVYLGSDHAGYELKQHLVQWLTSAGHEPVDCGPHIYDAVDDYPPFILRAAERTAADADALGIVIGGSGNGEAIAANKVKGVRAALAWSTQTAELGREHNNANVISVGARMHSLDEATKFVEVFLNTPFSQDPRHIRRIDMISEYETTGELPPVPAHHPQG; encoded by the coding sequence ATGCGCGTGTACCTGGGATCCGACCATGCCGGATACGAACTGAAGCAGCACCTGGTCCAGTGGCTGACCAGCGCCGGACACGAGCCGGTCGACTGCGGCCCGCACATCTACGACGCGGTGGACGACTACCCGCCGTTCATCCTGCGTGCCGCCGAGCGGACCGCCGCCGACGCCGACGCGCTGGGCATCGTCATCGGCGGCTCCGGCAACGGCGAGGCCATCGCCGCCAACAAGGTCAAGGGCGTCCGCGCGGCGCTGGCCTGGAGCACCCAGACGGCCGAGCTCGGCCGCGAGCACAACAACGCCAACGTCATCAGCGTCGGCGCGCGGATGCACAGCCTGGACGAGGCCACCAAGTTCGTCGAGGTCTTCCTCAACACCCCGTTCTCGCAGGACCCCCGGCACATCCGCCGGATCGACATGATCAGCGAGTACGAGACCACCGGCGAACTGCCCCCGGTCCCCGCCCACCACCCGCAGGGCTGA
- a CDS encoding Fpg/Nei family DNA glycosylase, with product MPEGHTLHRLAAEYQRVFGGESVRVSSPQGPFAPAALRLDGRVLGSAEAHGKNLFLGFEGVGWVHIHLGLYGKVRFGDGPAPAPVGQIRLRIATDEHHADLRGPTTCALISGFEKKDVQHRLGPDPLRPDDSSEPAWQRISRSGTTVAALLMDQKVLSGVGNIYRAEVLFRQGIDPHRPGRELTRAEWDAVWADLRGLMRDGVRDGWIDTVRPEHTPQAMGRAPRQDAHGGEVYVYRRAGRACLVCGTPVRTETHAARNLFWCPRCQPPAPPGTR from the coding sequence ATGCCCGAAGGCCACACCCTCCACCGACTCGCCGCCGAATACCAACGGGTGTTCGGCGGCGAGTCCGTGCGCGTCAGCAGCCCGCAGGGGCCGTTCGCGCCGGCCGCGCTGCGGCTGGACGGGCGGGTACTCGGCTCGGCCGAGGCGCACGGCAAGAACCTCTTCCTCGGCTTCGAGGGCGTCGGCTGGGTGCACATCCACCTCGGCCTGTACGGCAAGGTCCGCTTCGGCGACGGACCGGCCCCCGCGCCGGTCGGCCAGATCCGGCTCCGGATCGCCACCGACGAGCACCACGCCGACCTGCGCGGCCCCACCACCTGCGCCCTGATCAGCGGCTTCGAGAAGAAGGACGTCCAGCACCGGCTGGGCCCCGACCCGTTGCGCCCGGACGACTCGTCAGAACCGGCCTGGCAGCGGATCAGCCGCAGCGGTACCACCGTCGCCGCCCTGCTGATGGACCAGAAGGTGCTCTCCGGCGTCGGCAACATCTACCGCGCCGAGGTGCTGTTCCGGCAGGGCATCGACCCGCACCGCCCGGGCCGCGAGCTGACCCGGGCCGAGTGGGACGCGGTCTGGGCCGACCTGCGCGGCCTGATGCGCGACGGGGTGCGGGACGGCTGGATCGACACCGTCCGCCCCGAGCACACCCCGCAGGCCATGGGCCGCGCCCCGCGCCAGGACGCCCACGGCGGCGAGGTCTACGTCTACCGCCGCGCCGGCCGCGCCTGCCTGGTCTGCGGCACCCCGGTCCGCACCGAGACGCACGCCGCCCGCAACCTGTTCTGGTGCCCGCGCTGCCAGCCGCCCGCGCCCCCCGGAACCCGCTGA